In a single window of the Saccharothrix australiensis genome:
- a CDS encoding PAC2 family protein, which produces MTDPDQAAKTPFDPSKPLTNPIMVAAFEGWNDAGDAASTAIEHLQLTWDATPLAEIDPDDYYDFQVTRPTVRMVDGITRRVEFPTTRLAVCRPPGSSTDVVLVHGIEPNMRWRKFAGELLGHIEDLGITTVVTLGALLMDTPHTRPVPVTGTAYDAAAASKFGLERSRYEGPTGIVGVFQDLCVQAGVPAISFWAAVPHYVSQPPSPKATLALLHRVEEVLDVEVPLGALPEQAEEWERTVSEMADEDEDVRNYVRALEERGDAEIQITEASGDAIAAEFERYLRRRGRGPGRGPAGI; this is translated from the coding sequence GTGACCGATCCGGACCAGGCCGCCAAGACCCCCTTCGACCCCAGCAAACCGCTCACCAACCCGATCATGGTGGCGGCGTTCGAGGGGTGGAACGACGCTGGAGACGCTGCCAGCACGGCGATCGAGCACCTGCAACTGACCTGGGACGCCACGCCGCTGGCGGAGATCGATCCGGACGACTACTACGACTTCCAGGTGACGCGCCCCACAGTCCGCATGGTGGACGGGATCACGCGGCGGGTGGAGTTCCCCACGACGCGCCTGGCGGTCTGCCGCCCGCCCGGCTCGTCGACCGACGTCGTCCTCGTGCACGGCATCGAGCCGAACATGCGGTGGCGGAAGTTCGCCGGCGAACTGCTCGGCCACATCGAGGACCTGGGCATCACCACCGTGGTCACGCTCGGCGCGCTGCTCATGGACACCCCGCACACCCGGCCGGTGCCGGTGACGGGCACGGCCTACGACGCCGCCGCGGCCTCGAAGTTCGGCCTGGAGCGGTCGCGCTACGAGGGCCCGACGGGCATCGTCGGCGTGTTCCAGGACCTGTGCGTGCAGGCGGGGGTGCCCGCGATCTCGTTCTGGGCGGCCGTGCCGCACTACGTGTCGCAGCCCCCGTCGCCCAAGGCGACGCTGGCGCTCCTGCACCGGGTGGAGGAGGTGCTGGACGTGGAGGTGCCGCTGGGCGCGCTGCCCGAGCAGGCCGAGGAGTGGGAGCGCACGGTCAGCGAGATGGCCGACGAGGACGAGGACGTCCGCAACTACGTCCGGGCGCTGGAGGAGCGCGGCGACGCGGAGATCCAGATCACCGAGGCCAGCGGTGACGCCATCGCGGCGGAGTTCGAGCGCTACCTGCGGCGGCGCGGGCGCGGTCCCGGCCGCGGTCCGGCGGGGATCTGA
- a CDS encoding MFS transporter gives MGGRRLSVLALYAGGFLGPFGGAVTSSVLPEIGADFRVSAGTAAVTLTGYLLPFAAFMLFSGTLGERWGARRTVRTAYVVYVAASALCAVSWSFPVLIGGRAVQGAANAFTTPLLLAAVAAATPRERLGRALGVFASMQAAGQTSAPLVGGLAAEASWRWAFVGAAVVAGLLAVGGLPADPPKAERPPRLRSAWRPRTLRLAAVGFVGWGCLGGMSFLVALRLGDDFGLGSGERGLVLTGFGVVGIGTARLTGWLIDRFGPRRCVLLGTTVGAVVFALVGVLPSLVAAGVLWSLAGALSQAVLVGLNALVLRDDGGNRGGSVSVLQSFRFLGGALSPMAFVPLYHLHPVTAFLTPAALVLLLPPGLLWRAAGRRGDGGPAG, from the coding sequence ATGGGCGGGCGAAGGCTGTCGGTGCTCGCCCTGTACGCCGGCGGCTTCCTGGGGCCCTTCGGCGGGGCGGTGACCTCGTCGGTGCTGCCCGAGATCGGGGCGGACTTCCGGGTGTCGGCCGGGACGGCGGCGGTCACGCTCACCGGGTACCTCCTGCCGTTCGCCGCGTTCATGCTGTTCTCCGGGACGCTGGGCGAGCGCTGGGGCGCGCGGCGGACGGTGCGCACGGCGTACGTCGTCTACGTGGCCGCGTCGGCGCTGTGCGCCGTGTCGTGGTCGTTCCCGGTGCTGATCGGCGGCCGGGCGGTCCAGGGCGCGGCCAACGCGTTCACCACCCCCCTGCTGCTGGCGGCCGTGGCCGCCGCGACGCCGCGGGAGCGGCTGGGCCGCGCGCTGGGCGTGTTCGCCTCGATGCAGGCCGCCGGGCAGACCTCCGCGCCGCTGGTCGGCGGGCTGGCGGCGGAGGCGTCGTGGCGGTGGGCGTTCGTCGGCGCGGCCGTCGTGGCGGGGCTGCTCGCGGTCGGCGGGCTGCCCGCCGACCCGCCGAAGGCGGAGCGGCCACCCCGGCTGCGCAGCGCGTGGCGGCCGAGGACCCTGCGGCTCGCGGCCGTCGGGTTCGTCGGCTGGGGCTGCCTGGGCGGGATGTCGTTCCTGGTGGCGCTGCGGCTCGGCGACGACTTCGGGCTCGGCTCGGGCGAGCGGGGGCTGGTGCTGACCGGGTTCGGCGTGGTCGGCATCGGCACGGCGCGGCTGACCGGGTGGCTGATCGACCGCTTCGGCCCGCGCCGGTGCGTGCTGCTCGGCACGACGGTCGGCGCGGTGGTGTTCGCCCTGGTCGGGGTGCTGCCGAGCCTGGTCGCGGCGGGTGTGCTGTGGTCGCTGGCGGGCGCGTTGTCCCAGGCGGTGCTGGTCGGCCTGAACGCCCTGGTGCTGCGCGACGACGGCGGCAACCGGGGCGGGTCGGTGTCGGTGTTGCAGTCGTTCCGGTTCCTCGGCGGCGCGCTGTCGCCGATGGCGTTCGTGCCGCTGTACCACCTGCACCCGGTGACGGCGTTCCTGACGCCCGCCGCCCTGGTGCTGCTCCTGCCGCCGGGTCTGCTGTGGCGGGCGGCGGGGCGGCGCGGGGACGGCGGGCCGGCGGGCTAG